A single Sphingomonas sp. IW22 DNA region contains:
- a CDS encoding pyrroline-5-carboxylate reductase family protein has translation MFHRVCVVQSNLWENVLRIALVGHGKMGAALMSQWAAVADRQFPDHDFHVIDPAAQPGTDTPARVTFLKEAPAPGTTAYDLVIVAVKPQMLDQVLPTYAALLADRGFVASIAAGASIARLRSLSGDAPVVRIMPNLPAAIGAGVSGLCADPSVTPEQRDAAEALMAAVGTAIWVADEDQLDRLTAVAGSGPGYVFEIARTYVEAAQTLGFDAETAKQLVLGTLSGTIEMARQSPLDLEALRISVTSKNGTTAAGLDALNGKGDLDALMRATLEAAYARAVALR, from the coding sequence GTGTTCCACCGGGTTTGCGTTGTTCAATCTAATCTATGGGAGAATGTTTTGCGGATCGCACTGGTCGGACATGGAAAAATGGGCGCGGCGTTGATGTCGCAATGGGCCGCGGTCGCCGATCGCCAGTTCCCGGATCATGATTTCCACGTCATCGACCCCGCTGCCCAGCCGGGTACGGACACTCCGGCCCGCGTGACATTCCTCAAAGAAGCGCCGGCGCCCGGCACGACCGCCTATGATCTGGTCATCGTGGCAGTGAAGCCGCAGATGCTGGATCAGGTGCTGCCGACCTATGCCGCGCTGCTGGCCGATAGAGGCTTTGTCGCGTCGATCGCGGCGGGGGCGTCCATCGCCCGGCTGCGCTCGCTCAGCGGCGATGCGCCGGTGGTGCGGATCATGCCGAACCTGCCCGCCGCCATCGGTGCGGGCGTCAGCGGTCTGTGTGCGGACCCCTCCGTCACCCCGGAACAACGCGACGCGGCGGAAGCGTTGATGGCGGCGGTCGGTACTGCCATCTGGGTCGCGGACGAGGATCAGCTGGACCGGCTGACCGCCGTCGCAGGTTCGGGGCCGGGCTATGTGTTCGAAATCGCCCGTACATATGTGGAGGCCGCGCAGACGCTGGGTTTCGATGCCGAGACCGCCAAGCAGCTGGTGCTGGGCACCTTGTCAGGCACGATCGAAATGGCGCGGCAGTCCCCCCTCGATCTTGAGGCGCTGCGGATTAGCGTGACCAGCAAGAACGGCACGACCGCCGCGGGCCTGGATGCGCTGAACGGCAAGGGCGATCTGGACGCGCTGATGCGCGCAACGCTTGAGGCGGCCTATGCGCGCGCGGTCGCGCTGCGCTGA
- a CDS encoding glutamate-5-semialdehyde dehydrogenase: MTLLKTKPETETAIQSDDVAGHIETLGRTAKAAARALAMSDTNTRNRAILSAARRLREAAPALLEVNAADVADVEGRKPAAFIDRLMLDEKRVEAMATALEEIAALPDPVGRELAQFERPNGLDIRRVAVPIGVIAMIFESRPNVGADASALCIKSGNAIILRGGSESRRSTAAIVDCMQAGLADAGLPAQCVQTVGVADRAAVGELLRAVDHVDLAIPRGGRGLVELVRNEARVPTLLHLDGNCHSYIHADADLDQAVAVIRNAKLRRTGVCGATESIVIDRAIADRAIPALVEALPECQLRGDEEARGIDSRLTPASDNDWDCEYLDAIASVKIVEDLDAGISFVATHSSGHTDAILTQNDAAAERFLLAIDSAVVMHNASTQFSDGGEFGMGAEIGIATGKMHARGPVGLEQLTSFKYLVRGKGQVRP, encoded by the coding sequence ATGACCCTGTTGAAGACCAAGCCCGAAACCGAAACCGCCATTCAGTCCGACGATGTGGCCGGCCATATCGAGACGCTGGGCCGCACGGCGAAGGCAGCAGCCCGCGCGCTGGCGATGAGCGACACCAACACGCGCAACCGTGCGATCCTGTCCGCCGCGCGCCGCCTGCGCGAAGCGGCGCCCGCGCTGCTTGAGGTCAATGCCGCCGATGTCGCGGATGTGGAGGGACGCAAGCCCGCCGCCTTTATCGACCGGCTGATGCTGGACGAAAAGCGGGTGGAGGCGATGGCCACCGCGCTGGAGGAAATCGCCGCGCTGCCCGACCCTGTCGGGCGTGAGCTGGCGCAGTTCGAACGCCCCAACGGGCTGGACATCCGCCGGGTGGCGGTGCCGATCGGCGTCATCGCCATGATCTTTGAATCGCGGCCAAATGTCGGTGCCGATGCCAGCGCGCTGTGCATCAAATCGGGCAATGCCATCATCCTGCGCGGCGGCTCGGAAAGCCGCCGTTCGACCGCGGCGATCGTCGATTGCATGCAGGCCGGACTGGCCGATGCGGGGCTGCCCGCCCAGTGCGTGCAGACCGTCGGCGTGGCGGACCGCGCCGCTGTGGGCGAGCTTTTACGCGCGGTCGACCATGTCGATCTGGCGATCCCGCGCGGCGGCCGCGGCCTGGTCGAACTGGTCCGCAACGAAGCGCGCGTGCCGACGCTGCTGCACCTGGACGGAAACTGCCACAGCTATATCCACGCCGATGCCGATCTGGATCAGGCAGTGGCGGTGATCCGCAATGCCAAGCTGCGGCGCACCGGCGTGTGCGGCGCAACCGAAAGCATCGTGATCGACCGAGCGATTGCCGACCGGGCGATCCCCGCGCTGGTGGAGGCGCTGCCCGAATGTCAGCTTCGCGGCGATGAGGAAGCGCGCGGCATCGACAGCCGCCTGACTCCCGCCAGTGACAATGACTGGGACTGCGAATATCTGGACGCCATCGCGTCGGTGAAGATCGTCGAAGATCTGGACGCCGGGATCAGCTTTGTCGCGACTCATTCGTCGGGCCATACCGATGCCATCCTGACGCAGAACGATGCCGCCGCCGAACGCTTTCTGCTGGCGATCGACAGCGCCGTCGTCATGCACAATGCCTCAACCCAGTTTTCGGATGGCGGGGAATTCGGCATGGGCGCCGAGATCGGCATCGCAACCGGCAAGATGCATGCGCGCGGTCCGGTCGGGCTGGAGCAGTTGACCAGCTTTAAATATCTGGTGCGGGGTAAGGGGCAGGTTCGCCCCTGA
- a CDS encoding ABC-F family ATP-binding cassette domain-containing protein encodes MLNLTGITVRLGGRTIIDGASARLPPKGRIGLVGRNGAGKTTLIRVLTNLLEPDAGSVDMPRGATLGYVAQEAPAGEATPFETVLAADVERAALLVESETSEDPDRLGDVYDRLIAIDAYTAPSRAAQILVGLGFDEDAQHRPLSSFSGGWRMRVALASLLFSRPDVLLLDEPSNHLDLEAVLWLEDFLKNYPATILLVSHERDFLNNVVDHILHLSGGKLTLYPGGYDAFERQRAERQAQIASARAKQQAEREKLQAYVARNSARASTAKQAQSRAKMLSKLQPIAELVDDPSLSFDFPKPDELRPPLITLDLASVGYGETPILKRLNLRIDPDDRIALLGRNGNGKTTLARLLAAQLAPMEGAMNASGKMRVGYFTQYQVEELDRDETPLQHMTLMMKGASQSAVRAQLGRFGFEGHKATTEVGKLSGGERARLAIALITRDAPHLLILDEPTNHLDVDAREALVQALAAYSGAVVIVSHDRHMIELTADRLVLVDGGSAREFDGSLDDYIAFVLRGDTEAKPAKQGGDRRSGADTREREKALRRAAREAEAEVARLTERRDQIDKVLADPAAAKGPLASMSVGELMKARTELEDGIAAAEAAWLEASDAMEQLAA; translated from the coding sequence ATGCTAAACCTGACCGGTATCACGGTGCGCCTTGGCGGACGCACGATCATCGACGGCGCCAGCGCGCGCCTGCCACCGAAAGGGCGCATCGGCCTTGTCGGGCGCAACGGCGCGGGCAAGACGACGCTGATCCGGGTGCTGACCAACCTGCTCGAACCCGATGCGGGCAGCGTCGACATGCCGCGCGGTGCGACCCTCGGCTATGTCGCGCAGGAAGCGCCCGCCGGAGAAGCAACGCCGTTCGAAACCGTTCTGGCCGCCGATGTCGAGCGCGCGGCCCTGCTGGTCGAAAGCGAGACAAGCGAGGACCCCGATCGGCTGGGCGATGTCTATGACCGGCTGATTGCCATCGACGCCTATACCGCCCCCTCGCGCGCGGCGCAGATCCTGGTCGGCCTGGGCTTTGACGAAGACGCGCAGCATCGCCCGCTCAGCAGCTTTTCCGGCGGCTGGCGGATGCGGGTTGCGCTGGCCAGTCTGCTCTTCTCGCGCCCCGACGTGCTGCTGCTCGACGAACCGTCGAACCACCTCGATCTCGAAGCCGTGTTGTGGCTGGAGGATTTCCTCAAAAACTATCCGGCGACGATCCTGCTGGTCAGCCACGAGCGCGATTTCCTGAACAATGTGGTGGACCATATCCTCCACCTGTCGGGCGGCAAGCTGACGCTCTATCCCGGCGGTTATGACGCGTTCGAGCGGCAGCGTGCCGAACGGCAGGCCCAGATCGCATCGGCACGAGCCAAGCAGCAGGCGGAGCGGGAGAAGCTTCAGGCCTATGTCGCGCGCAACTCCGCACGCGCATCGACCGCCAAACAGGCCCAGTCGCGCGCCAAGATGCTCAGCAAGCTGCAACCCATCGCCGAACTGGTCGATGATCCCAGCCTGAGCTTCGATTTCCCGAAGCCCGACGAGCTGCGCCCGCCGCTGATCACGCTGGACCTGGCATCGGTCGGCTATGGCGAAACGCCGATCCTGAAGCGGCTGAACCTGCGGATCGACCCGGACGACCGGATCGCCCTGCTGGGTCGCAACGGCAACGGCAAGACGACGCTGGCGCGGCTGCTGGCGGCCCAGCTCGCCCCCATGGAAGGCGCGATGAACGCATCGGGCAAGATGCGCGTCGGCTATTTCACCCAATATCAGGTCGAGGAACTGGACCGCGACGAAACCCCGCTTCAGCACATGACGCTGATGATGAAGGGGGCCAGTCAGTCGGCGGTGCGCGCGCAGCTGGGCCGCTTTGGCTTTGAAGGGCACAAGGCGACGACGGAAGTCGGCAAGCTGTCGGGCGGCGAGCGTGCGCGTCTGGCGATCGCGCTGATCACGCGCGACGCGCCGCACCTGCTGATCCTGGACGAACCGACCAACCACCTTGACGTCGATGCGCGCGAAGCACTGGTGCAGGCGCTGGCGGCCTATAGCGGGGCGGTGGTGATCGTCAGCCACGACCGCCATATGATCGAGCTGACCGCCGATCGGCTGGTCTTGGTCGACGGGGGCAGCGCGCGGGAATTCGACGGTTCGCTGGACGATTACATCGCCTTCGTCCTGCGCGGCGATACGGAGGCGAAGCCCGCGAAGCAGGGTGGCGACCGCCGCTCCGGCGCCGACACGCGCGAACGCGAAAAGGCGCTGCGCCGCGCCGCGCGAGAGGCGGAGGCCGAAGTCGCGAGACTGACCGAACGCCGCGACCAGATCGACAAGGTGCTGGCCGACCCCGCCGCCGCAAAGGGGCCGTTGGCGTCAATGTCGGTGGGCGAGTTGATGAAGGCTCGCACCGAACTGGAAGACGGCATCGCCGCCGCCGAAGCCGCATGGCTCGAGGCAAGCGACGCGATGGAGCAGCTGGCAGCCTGA
- a CDS encoding DEAD/DEAH box helicase has translation MLQVRSELADVSDTVPTPAASPAEIAAHLVAAAPDGAFVMMRDPARAEAVARLLRAFDPAAVVAQMPASDALPGADASAANVGARVGALHMLHDVTDRRAYLIASAEATVAPVAPPAAYAPTPPRFSVGEALDAASFAERAEALGYLADDRVDEPGEFAVRGAVIDIFPVDKPQAVRIGFSADAIGEIAYYDPLSQRRIETLEAIEIGRAREPEAQRDAVLTDHLPDRPVLIEPGADEQRARFVRLAGERRDASVDAARWRRALEGRDTLFMPDAATPTPRFVERRDPMRAFVRFAGKALEQGALLLAGSARDLRFLSRRIGKRMSVEIEPVEGLGDALAAGPGRVMTIEAPLDRGFALGTLAVVAAADLLGGRAGRGDLPASQAELLATGELHVGDIVVHEDHGIARVTGLEPMPDGEALRLEYAREGRRLVPLGEVDRVWRYGADAEAVTLDSLDGTSWAKRRAAVHVAIAETARGLTGIAAERARLKTDPIEPDPATYERFASRFPFTETPDQARAIAAVRDDLASGQPLDRLVIGDVGYGKTEVALRAAAMVALSGRQVVLAAPTTVLVRQHLETFRRRFADTGIEVAGLSRLDDAATQRHVRAGLKDGSIGIVIGTSAVAAKAVSYRDLALVIVDEEQRFGAADKARLKALGAGHSLMLSATPIPRSLQGALVGLQKLSIIATPPARRQPIRTVLTEFDDATVRAALLRESARGGQSFVVVPRIEDIAPLEARLRKLVPALGIVVAHGKMPVAEIDEAMVGFANGDGDILLATNIIEAGLDVPRANVMIVHRADRFGLAQLHQLRGRVGRGGRRGQILLTTESGATIAPRTRERLRTLQAFDQLGAGFAISARDLDLRGAGDLLGEEQAGHMKLIGVELYQHMLAHALREARGEAADRPAPELNLGAAGHLPADWIPEEGIRLSLYARLARIDEPAMVDAFEEELEDRFGTLPDAALRLIDPTRLRLLAKMAGVARIDAGPAAIAYTPASGDGDWSAAGLEQRGERWIDARAIEDEGQRLAAIRETLAMLEPD, from the coding sequence ATGTTGCAGGTGCGTTCCGAACTGGCCGATGTGTCCGACACTGTCCCAACCCCCGCCGCCAGCCCAGCCGAAATTGCCGCCCATCTTGTCGCCGCCGCGCCCGACGGTGCGTTCGTGATGATGCGCGACCCTGCCCGCGCCGAAGCGGTCGCGCGGCTGTTGCGCGCATTCGACCCCGCCGCCGTGGTGGCACAGATGCCTGCCAGCGACGCGCTGCCGGGTGCCGACGCCTCTGCCGCGAATGTCGGCGCGCGGGTGGGGGCGCTGCACATGCTGCATGACGTGACGGATCGGCGCGCCTATCTGATCGCATCGGCCGAAGCGACGGTCGCACCCGTCGCGCCGCCGGCCGCCTATGCCCCCACGCCCCCCCGTTTTTCGGTGGGTGAGGCGCTGGACGCTGCAAGCTTTGCCGAACGGGCGGAGGCGCTGGGCTATCTGGCCGACGACCGCGTGGACGAGCCGGGCGAGTTCGCCGTGCGGGGTGCGGTCATCGACATTTTCCCGGTCGACAAGCCACAGGCGGTCCGCATCGGCTTTTCCGCGGATGCGATTGGCGAAATCGCTTATTACGATCCGCTCAGCCAGCGTCGCATCGAGACGCTGGAAGCGATTGAGATCGGCCGCGCGCGGGAGCCGGAGGCGCAGCGCGATGCAGTGCTGACCGATCACCTGCCCGACCGACCCGTGCTGATCGAACCGGGCGCCGATGAACAGCGCGCGCGCTTTGTTCGGCTGGCGGGGGAGCGGCGCGATGCCAGCGTCGATGCCGCCCGCTGGCGCCGCGCGCTGGAGGGGCGCGATACGCTGTTCATGCCGGATGCCGCCACGCCGACGCCGCGTTTTGTCGAGCGGCGCGACCCGATGCGGGCCTTTGTGCGCTTCGCCGGAAAGGCGCTGGAACAGGGCGCGCTGCTGCTCGCCGGCAGCGCGCGCGACTTGCGGTTCCTCTCGCGCCGGATCGGCAAGCGGATGAGTGTCGAAATCGAGCCGGTTGAGGGGCTTGGGGACGCGCTGGCGGCGGGGCCAGGCCGGGTGATGACCATCGAGGCGCCGCTGGACCGGGGCTTTGCGCTGGGCACGCTGGCCGTCGTCGCGGCGGCCGATCTGCTGGGCGGGCGTGCAGGGCGGGGCGACCTGCCCGCCAGCCAGGCCGAATTGCTGGCGACTGGTGAACTGCATGTCGGCGACATCGTCGTGCATGAGGATCATGGGATTGCCCGCGTCACCGGACTGGAGCCGATGCCCGATGGAGAGGCTCTGCGGCTGGAATATGCGCGTGAGGGGCGGCGGCTGGTCCCCTTGGGCGAAGTCGATCGGGTGTGGCGATATGGCGCCGATGCGGAAGCGGTGACGCTGGACAGTCTGGATGGCACCAGCTGGGCAAAGCGGCGCGCGGCGGTGCATGTCGCCATCGCCGAAACCGCGCGCGGTCTGACCGGGATCGCTGCGGAGCGCGCGCGGCTGAAGACCGACCCGATCGAGCCGGACCCGGCGACCTATGAACGCTTTGCGTCGCGCTTTCCCTTTACCGAAACCCCCGATCAGGCGCGCGCCATCGCGGCGGTGCGCGACGATCTTGCATCCGGGCAGCCGCTCGACCGGCTGGTGATCGGCGATGTCGGCTATGGCAAGACCGAGGTGGCATTGCGCGCCGCTGCGATGGTCGCGCTGTCGGGGCGGCAGGTGGTCCTTGCCGCGCCGACCACCGTGCTGGTGCGCCAACATCTGGAAACCTTTCGCCGGCGTTTTGCCGATACCGGGATCGAGGTGGCCGGCCTGTCGCGGCTGGACGACGCCGCCACGCAGCGGCATGTGCGCGCGGGGTTGAAGGACGGCTCGATCGGCATCGTGATCGGCACATCGGCGGTCGCGGCAAAGGCCGTTTCCTATCGCGATCTGGCGCTGGTGATCGTGGACGAGGAACAGCGTTTCGGCGCCGCCGACAAGGCGCGGCTAAAGGCGCTGGGGGCGGGGCACAGCCTGATGCTGAGCGCAACGCCCATTCCGCGCAGCCTTCAGGGTGCGCTGGTCGGTTTGCAGAAGCTGTCGATAATCGCGACGCCGCCCGCGCGGCGCCAGCCGATCCGCACGGTCCTGACCGAATTTGACGACGCGACGGTGCGCGCCGCATTGCTGCGCGAAAGCGCGCGTGGCGGGCAGAGCTTTGTCGTCGTGCCCCGGATCGAGGATATTGCCCCGCTGGAGGCGCGGTTGCGAAAGCTGGTGCCTGCACTCGGCATCGTCGTCGCGCACGGCAAGATGCCGGTGGCGGAGATTGACGAGGCGATGGTCGGCTTTGCCAATGGCGATGGCGACATATTGCTCGCGACCAACATCATCGAAGCGGGGCTGGACGTGCCGCGCGCCAATGTGATGATCGTCCACCGCGCCGACCGGTTCGGGCTGGCGCAGCTGCACCAGTTGCGCGGGCGGGTGGGGCGCGGCGGGCGGCGCGGGCAGATCCTGCTGACCACCGAAAGCGGCGCCACCATCGCCCCGCGAACGCGCGAGCGGTTACGCACCCTTCAGGCGTTCGACCAGCTGGGCGCCGGCTTCGCGATCAGCGCGCGCGATCTGGACCTGCGCGGCGCGGGGGATTTGCTGGGCGAGGAACAGGCCGGCCACATGAAGCTGATCGGGGTCGAACTGTATCAGCACATGCTGGCCCATGCGCTGCGCGAAGCGCGCGGCGAAGCGGCTGATCGGCCCGCACCCGAACTGAATCTGGGCGCCGCCGGGCATCTGCCCGCCGATTGGATACCGGAGGAGGGGATACGCCTGTCGCTTTACGCTCGGCTGGCGCGGATCGACGAGCCGGCAATGGTGGATGCGTTCGAGGAAGAGCTGGAGGATCGTTTCGGCACGCTGCCCGATGCGGCGCTTCGCCTGATCGACCCGACGCGGTTGCGACTGCTGGCAAAAATGGCGGGGGTCGCGCGGATCGATGCGGGGCCGGCGGCCATCGCCTATACCCCGGCGTCGGGCGATGGCGACTGGTCCGCTGCCGGACTGGAGCAGCGCGGCGAGCGCTGGATCGACGCGCGCGCCATTGAGGACGAGGGCCAAAGGCTGGCCGCGATCCGCGAAACGCTGGCCATGCTGGAGCCGGACTGA
- a CDS encoding beta-L-arabinofuranosidase domain-containing protein, whose product MAPPAPRISRRDMLMGSAAMMALLPGGALQARVQAGAAGLAGPVRPFPLSAVRLAPSPFLRAVEANRGYLMALEPDRLLHNFRKHAGLEPKGAIYGGWESDTIAGHTLGHYLSALALMHAQTGDNECRRRVNYIIDELAACQAASGDGYVSGFTRRRGEVYEDGKLIFPEIMAGDIRSAGFDLNGCWVPFYTWHKLYAGLFDAQTLAGDDRALSIAVALSGYIDKVFAALNDEQVQKVLDCEHGGINESFAELHVRTRDPRWLRLAQRLRHKKVLDPLSRRENSLPWIHANTQIPKIIGLARLHEITGDPGNAVAARFFWDTVVGQYSYAIGGNADREYFPAPNTVSKHITEQTCESCNTYNMLKLTRHLYAWQPSARLFDYYERAHINHMLAHQDPETGMFAYMVPLASGSHRNWSEPFDNFWCCVGTGIETHSKHGESIWWTGDDTLIANLYIPSTLDWAERDAQLSIATAYPFSETVDIRIDRMARPQRFGLALRIPAWAKGASVQINGQATPMLASDGYAVLRREWRAGDRVTLTLPMQLWAEPTPDDPQTIAMLHGPVVLAADMGPVDKPFDGVAPALVSADVLSGFQPVSEAAKTFRTNGIGRPGDLSFAPFYQQTQRRTAVYFRRFTEPQWAVEQQAFAAEQARLADLQARSVDVMHLGEMQPERDHQLKSANSYTTAYRGRHGRDMRDDGFFEFHMKVRPGPLVLQATYWGEERNRDFQILIDGQKIAGQKLNGERPGEFFDVDYPIPEALTRGKSQVTVRFQPSARLARGGPVFGVRIYTAAAKGANITL is encoded by the coding sequence ATGGCCCCGCCCGCTCCCCGGATCAGCCGCAGGGACATGTTGATGGGTTCCGCCGCCATGATGGCGCTGTTACCCGGCGGCGCGCTGCAAGCGCGTGTTCAGGCAGGTGCCGCGGGGCTCGCGGGGCCGGTGCGTCCCTTCCCGCTGTCGGCGGTGCGGCTGGCGCCTTCACCCTTCCTGCGCGCGGTGGAGGCGAACCGGGGCTATCTGATGGCGCTGGAGCCGGATCGGCTGCTCCACAATTTCCGCAAACATGCCGGGCTGGAGCCAAAGGGCGCGATCTACGGAGGCTGGGAATCGGACACGATCGCCGGCCATACGCTAGGCCATTATCTGAGCGCGCTGGCGCTGATGCATGCCCAGACCGGCGACAACGAATGCCGCCGCCGGGTGAATTATATCATCGACGAACTCGCCGCGTGTCAGGCGGCGTCGGGTGACGGTTACGTATCGGGCTTCACCCGCCGGCGCGGTGAGGTTTACGAGGATGGGAAGCTGATCTTCCCCGAGATCATGGCCGGAGACATCCGTTCGGCCGGGTTCGACCTGAACGGCTGCTGGGTGCCGTTCTACACCTGGCACAAGCTTTATGCCGGGCTGTTCGATGCCCAGACACTGGCGGGCGACGACCGCGCACTGTCGATCGCAGTGGCGCTGAGCGGCTATATCGACAAGGTGTTCGCTGCGCTGAACGACGAACAGGTGCAGAAGGTGCTCGATTGCGAGCATGGCGGCATCAACGAAAGTTTCGCCGAACTGCATGTGCGGACGCGCGACCCGCGCTGGCTGCGGCTGGCCCAGCGGCTGCGCCACAAAAAGGTGCTGGACCCGCTGTCGCGGCGCGAAAACTCGCTGCCCTGGATCCACGCCAATACCCAGATTCCAAAGATCATCGGCCTGGCCCGCCTGCACGAGATCACGGGAGATCCCGGCAATGCCGTCGCGGCGCGCTTTTTCTGGGATACGGTGGTCGGCCAATATAGCTACGCCATTGGCGGCAATGCGGACCGGGAGTATTTCCCGGCACCCAATACCGTATCCAAGCACATCACCGAACAGACGTGCGAAAGCTGCAACACCTATAACATGCTGAAGCTGACCCGGCATCTTTATGCCTGGCAGCCCAGCGCACGGCTGTTCGATTATTATGAGCGCGCGCACATCAATCACATGCTGGCGCATCAGGACCCCGAAACCGGCATGTTCGCTTATATGGTGCCGCTGGCGTCGGGATCGCATCGCAACTGGTCCGAACCGTTCGACAATTTCTGGTGCTGTGTCGGCACGGGGATCGAGACGCATTCCAAACATGGCGAAAGCATCTGGTGGACCGGCGACGACACGCTGATCGCCAACCTGTACATCCCATCCACGCTGGACTGGGCCGAGCGGGATGCGCAACTTTCGATCGCCACCGCATACCCCTTCAGCGAAACCGTCGACATCCGCATCGACCGGATGGCCCGCCCCCAGCGATTTGGCCTTGCCCTGCGTATCCCCGCCTGGGCCAAGGGCGCATCGGTTCAGATCAATGGACAGGCGACCCCGATGCTGGCCAGCGACGGCTATGCCGTGCTGCGCCGCGAATGGCGCGCGGGCGACCGGGTGACGCTGACCCTGCCGATGCAGCTATGGGCCGAACCGACGCCGGACGATCCGCAGACCATCGCTATGCTGCACGGGCCTGTGGTGCTGGCTGCCGATATGGGGCCGGTGGACAAGCCGTTCGACGGCGTCGCGCCCGCGCTGGTTTCAGCCGATGTGCTGAGCGGATTTCAGCCGGTGTCGGAAGCCGCCAAAACCTTTCGCACGAACGGCATCGGGCGCCCAGGCGACCTGAGTTTCGCGCCATTCTATCAGCAGACACAGCGCCGGACGGCGGTTTATTTCCGCCGCTTCACCGAACCGCAATGGGCCGTCGAGCAGCAGGCGTTCGCCGCCGAACAGGCGCGTCTGGCCGATCTTCAGGCGCGGTCGGTCGATGTCATGCATCTGGGCGAAATGCAGCCCGAACGCGATCACCAGCTGAAATCGGCCAATTCCTACACTACCGCCTATCGCGGCCGGCATGGCCGCGACATGCGCGACGACGGCTTTTTCGAATTCCACATGAAGGTACGGCCCGGACCGCTTGTGCTCCAGGCGACTTATTGGGGTGAGGAGCGCAATCGCGATTTCCAGATCCTGATCGACGGACAGAAGATCGCCGGCCAAAAGCTGAATGGCGAGCGCCCCGGCGAGTTTTTCGACGTCGACTATCCGATCCCGGAGGCACTGACACGCGGCAAATCGCAGGTCACGGTGCGGTTCCAGCCATCCGCCCGCCTGGCACGCGGCGGGCCGGTGTTTGGCGTTCGTATCTATACCGCAGCGGCAAAGGGGGCGAACATCACCCTCTGA
- the proB gene encoding glutamate 5-kinase, whose translation MNEPKRVVVKVGSSLLTDQVRLTPRWGFMQQVLEDIALLRDEGYEVVLCSSGAVALGMRMLDVTPATAGLRDKQAAAACGMPLLLDAYKHIGHQHELDIAQILVTLGDFEDHARFLNTKNTVHRLLDAGVLPIINENDTITTEEIRVGDNDRLAAKVAQMIQAQHLVILTSVDGLYDRNPSEPGAKLVETVHDVSQYLAVTSEVSELGSGGMLTKMQAANMAQNAGCNTLIANGEVQSPISSVLKGERPCTTCVAFDEPLTSWATWLTNRLQMAGSIVISAEAADAIDRGERGIDRYDVRSITGNFAKGDVLHVYDEQGIERARGMTDFSSEQAEILTRNLDVPVKSLLGYQSRGVLIEKTNLATLDSRQIQWKPQLFAAE comes from the coding sequence GTGAACGAACCAAAGCGCGTTGTAGTAAAGGTCGGGTCCAGCCTTTTGACCGATCAGGTCCGCCTGACTCCGCGATGGGGATTCATGCAGCAGGTTCTGGAGGATATCGCCCTCCTTCGGGACGAAGGGTATGAAGTCGTGCTCTGCTCTTCGGGCGCGGTCGCGCTGGGGATGCGGATGCTGGACGTCACCCCCGCGACGGCCGGCCTGCGCGACAAGCAGGCGGCAGCCGCGTGCGGCATGCCGCTGCTGCTCGACGCCTACAAGCATATCGGCCACCAGCATGAACTGGACATCGCGCAGATCCTGGTGACGCTGGGAGATTTCGAGGATCATGCCCGGTTCCTGAACACCAAGAACACCGTCCACCGGCTGCTCGACGCCGGGGTGCTGCCGATCATCAACGAAAACGACACGATCACGACCGAGGAAATCCGCGTCGGCGACAATGACCGGCTGGCGGCCAAGGTCGCTCAGATGATCCAGGCACAGCATCTGGTCATCCTGACCAGTGTCGACGGGCTTTATGACCGCAACCCGTCGGAACCGGGCGCAAAGCTGGTAGAGACGGTCCATGATGTCAGCCAGTATCTGGCGGTCACCAGCGAAGTCAGCGAATTGGGCAGCGGCGGCATGCTGACCAAGATGCAGGCCGCCAACATGGCCCAGAATGCCGGTTGCAACACGCTGATCGCCAATGGCGAAGTCCAAAGCCCGATTTCGTCGGTGCTGAAGGGGGAGCGCCCCTGCACCACCTGCGTCGCGTTTGACGAACCGCTGACCAGTTGGGCGACGTGGCTGACCAATCGCCTGCAGATGGCGGGCAGCATCGTGATTTCCGCCGAAGCTGCCGACGCCATCGACCGTGGGGAGCGCGGGATCGACCGTTATGACGTGCGTTCGATCACCGGCAACTTCGCGAAGGGTGACGTGCTGCACGTCTATGACGAACAGGGTATCGAACGTGCGCGGGGCATGACCGATTTCTCGTCCGAACAGGCTGAAATCCTGACCCGCAATCTGGACGTGCCGGTCAAGTCGCTGCTCGGCTATCAGTCGCGCGGCGTGTTGATCGAAAAGACCAATCTGGCGACGCTCGACAGCCGGCAGATCCAGTGGAAGCCCCAGTTGTTCGCCGCTGAATAA